One Apostichopus japonicus isolate 1M-3 chromosome 7, ASM3797524v1, whole genome shotgun sequence genomic region harbors:
- the LOC139969458 gene encoding uncharacterized protein, whose protein sequence is MTSYYILAVAFSIATALSTSYSASSLRCPEELLVEDGSIQVVNCSLTTSSRTDLYWYAGASTSSFPIAQLVSGVKHAWPVQHYDISDDGSLIIKSVGRNQTGPYTILHFMEDYESEQDTVFINLIDHCPVIDQCTSCEDCLIQATEDLILLTCTITSPTTEKISPIWTYNNGSIIQGRIHEERLSDNSWNASVSLNIQSLNCGLTVLLCSSFIEEEENERMGARVNVTFVSCDDLEIPNDGNAPILIVACVIAIVIIVTMTFLIALYCGRRCKRNMKKEDGDEYEDEDEIDPLIDRFLKTQLQIETPKGERKEMSAASLFDFDVEWNNTKRILFVGDFLTEDSPIVKQAFTKCSHKNFDEPLFIVDIKKLNFEAEFAKEIHKQLPPNSKYSLKKVNEMLSFEKCWLILDGGGEPLELTKPPVSEEDTYLDKLTIFDTLCKNESDLLRV, encoded by the exons atgacgtcatattatatTTTGGCAGTTGCATTTTCCATTGCAACTGCTTTATCAACTAGCTATTCAG CGTCGTCACTTAGATGTCCAGAAGAACTGTTAGTTGAAGACGGGAGCATCCAAGTTGTCAACTGTTCACTCACCACGTCTTCACGTACTGACCTATACTGGTACGCAGGAGCCAGTACGAGCTCATTTCCCATCGCGCAATTGGTATCAGGTGTCAAACACGCTTGGCCAGTGCAACACTACGATATTAGCGACGATGGTTCACTTATCATCAAGAGCGTTGGTCGTAATCAGACAGGTCCTTACACCATTTTACACTTTATGGAAGATTACGAGTCGGAACAAGACACTGTGTTTATAAATCTTATAG ATCATTGTCCAGTGATAGACCAGTGTACCTCATGTGAAGATTGTCTAATACAAGCCACTGAAGACCTTATACTTCTCACGTGTACTATCACCAGTCCAACCACAGAGAAAATATCACCAATCTGGACTTACAATAATGGAAGTATAATTCAAGGTCGAATACACGAAGAACGACTGTCGGATAATTCGTGGAACGCCAGTGTCAGTTTGAACATTCAAAGCTTAAACTGTGGATTAACAGTTTTGCTTTGCTCCAGTTttatagaagaagaagaaaatgaacgAATGGGTGCTAGAGTAAATGTAACGTTTG tgTCATGTGATGACTTGGAAATACCTAATGATGGAAATGCACCGATTCTCATTGTTGCGTGCGTCATTGCAATCGTGATAATTGTTACTATGACTTTTCTCATTGCACTGTATTGCG GTCGCCGTTGCAAAAGAAACATGAAGAAAGAAGATGGAGATGAATATGAAGATGAAGAT GAAATCGATCCGTTGATCGACCGGTTCTTGAAGACACAGTTACAAATTGAAACTCCTAAAGGAGAACGGAAAGAGATGTCCGCTGcatctttgtttgattttgatgtCGAGTGGAACAACACGAAGCGTATTCTCTTTGTAGGGGATTTTTTAACTGAAGATTCGCCGATTGTAAAACAGGCATTTACGAAGTGCTCTCATAAGAACTTTGATGAACCACTTTTTATAGTTGATATAAAGAAACTAAATTTCGAAGCAGAATTTGCTAAAGAAATTCATAAACAATTACCTCCAAACAGCAAGTATTCTCTAAAAAAAGTGAATGAAATGTTATCGTTTGAAAAGTGTTGGTTGATATTAGATGGTGGTGGTGAACCGTTGGAGCTAACGAAGCCTCCTGTTTCGGAAGAAGATACCTATCTAGATAAACTTACAATATTTGATACGTTATGTAAAAATGAGAGTGATTTGCTAAGAGTTTAG